A segment of the Lolium perenne isolate Kyuss_39 chromosome 3, Kyuss_2.0, whole genome shotgun sequence genome:
ggagtaaccgcgtctacctccagttgatccatcttggctttctctcgggcggcagctcttgcgttactgctcgcttgagaagcagctcttgaagataagggtcctgcacccagtccatcgacgatggtccatcgtcttcatcttcatgatcgtcatgatgacctccatcttgatcttcctcatcatcaggtccaggatctcctacattgtgatcatgatcgtctccgggatcttctacatcctgatcatgtccgggatcttctacatcctgatcatgtccgggatcttctacatggtgctcacctccttccttatttcttgttgaaatcccatggacaaattcataatcatcttcatcgccttcccaccgatagccatccatgaaaccacgcatgagaaggtggtcccgcaccatatcggctttagggtccataaggctcgtcagcttgcatcttcgacacggacatcttatctccttttggttatttttaatcatctcggccgtcgcggctttcaaaaacctagccacaacgccttcgctcatcatgcggaccatggtcgcctgcgggtatagagaaaatggatatcttagtataccaaaagaaaattttggcatgaccttccctaaaaataggacatatatatatgcgCAGTATGCCCATTATtcaccgaaacggaaatgaatcaacgtttcggcaaaatattggtaactccatcgcatttctaatccctgcaaacaaaaacatgcaacacatgcatgtggaggcttcgcatatacaacacatgcatgtggaggcttcgcatacaacacacacaTATGCACTTCGATCGCGCGCATGCATGCACAACACATGCGGAGCTTTCACATAACATATATGCGCACAcacgtgtgcaagacgatcgtaaccggtcacacacaaagcataaaaccaacaaagttaccgatacggcgagaccgagagtgttggatgaggaaaaaagttgagattgagtaggtatTGAGCTATAGAAAGTTTCACCCTTACTTACCTacgaagaaaattaagtttaccacttaatttgggtgaatgaagaggtcaaaatgaggtggggaggaggagcaacacgaccagatccagatttggtgggaggtggtggtggaagagtgtttggggaaagtgggtggcacatgtgagtggagggggAAAAGCTGGAAATGGTCctaggttagcagtggcgcaccacctagccgtgcgccactgctagggtgacatagcaatggcgcactgcttagtggtgcgccactgctcacCTGGTACCTGCACCCCACGCCCCTGcccaacttagcagtggcgcaccattctggtggcgcgccatagctagtagtggcgcaccacggcAGTGCACCATTGCTAAAGCCCTCATCTGTAATGGGCCCCTggccacctcctagcagtggcgcaccactatgccgtgcgccataggtaagcaaagtagcagtggcgcaccaccccgACGTGCGCCACTATTAGTTTTGGGTAGGAGCTGGCCTCCTGCCAGGAATTAGTAATGGCGCACCCaaaacaaggtgcgccactactacatttgtaacagtggcccaccattttgtggtgcgccactgctaagtagtagtggcgcatggctttcatggtgcgccactgaagtctgtcttacggctaggccttttcctagtagtggtctCATGAACAGCGAGCTTTTTCAATTGTCTAGTGACATGATTCGTAGCGCCAGTGTCCATGTACCAGTTTGTGTCAACTCCATATGCGCCTTTGGGATCAGGTGtcgtgtcatcatcatcatcatcaccgtaaCGCCACCAACACTCATTGGCGGAGTGGCCTTCCTTCTTGCATATCTGACACATGATACCATCTTGACATTGGGTGGCGACACGATCCTTTTTTCCACGCCCCCCTTTAGGCTGACGACCCTGATCAGGACGACCTGGTGGTGGAGGCACACGAGGTGGCTGCTGTTGGGGTCGCGGCGGACGGAAAATCTGCTGAGGGTGCGGCGCCATGGGCTGCTGGTAGTTTGGCGGGTAAGGGAGTAGTGGTGGAAGGGCATAGGCGGGTTGGTGCATGTATGGTGGTTGTTGTATGTATGGTGGCTGTGGCATGTATGAGGGTTGATGTGGATAGGGCTGCTGTGTGTAGGAAGGTTGTATGGGCTGTTGGTTGTAGGTTGGGGTTGGAGGCGGGTAATGTGGAGGAGGAGGTAGAGGCGGGCGACCCTAACCAGCAAAAGCATCAAACGAAGGACGCCGAGGAACAGCGTTAATGGAAGAAGTGAATGTATTGGTGCCTTGACCCGATGCAGCAAGCATGTTTTCACGGTATTCATAAGATAGCAACTGAGAACACATGTCGTTGAGAGTTGTAGAAGGAACCGCATTGATAGATGCAACAAGTGGATTGTAGGAACCGTCCAGACCATTCAGAATATAGTCTTTTAACTCATCATCATCAACCTTCTTGCCTGCGGCAGCAAGCTCTGAGGCAAAGCCTTTCATCTTGGACAGAAATTGTTGAGCCGTCAAGTCGAGCTTTTTGGTGTTTGTGAGAGCACCGCGGAGAGTAGAAACACGGGTCTTGGACTGTGTGGAGTAGAGTTCATTGAGAGCTGTCCAGACATCCTTGGCATGATCAAGACCGAAGACTTGAGAGAGCACGTCTTTAGAGAGGGAGTTCACAAGAAAACTCACGACCCGCTGGTCCCTCTCGATCCAGGCTTCATAGGCAGGGTTGGGGATGGAGATGGGCTTCTTGTTCTCATCTTCAGCGTCGAGATGTTCAGGAGGAGCGGGATTAGTCCCGTCGAGAAGACCCATCACACGTGCACCGCGGAGAGAGGGCTGCGCCTTCCAATACAGGAAGTTCTCGCGCGTGAGTTTGGTGGCCGGTGGTGCAGCAAGGGCGCCCGGCGCAGACGTGGTCGAGGACATCGCCATGAGAGCAGGAGATCTCGTCGGGAGGGAAGGGGAGGGTTTTCGGGGATCTGTGGGATCACAGACAGCAGGAGATTTCGTTTTTAGGGAAGGTAGcaatcgggggggggggggggggattttgGGAGTTTTTGGGAGGAGATCGTGGAGCAGAATCAGATCGTAGATGGGTTTCGTCCGGCGGCTAGATAGGATAGGGAAGGGTTCTGGATACCATGTTAGTTTTGGGAGAACGATGCATAACCCGTTAGGGCCATCGGTTGCATGTTTAATAGGTTGGAAAAAGCCCCCTACATGGCAATACAAAGGTGTGTACGTATACAATCAGAGTACTACTCTGTATTGTATACAGACAGATATTACATACTCTAACACAAGCAAGTGCCATGTCAAAATGTTTGCAATTGAAATCCTGAGAAAAGACTAGACCAGACAGAAATCAGCATCTATTTGCATTTTTATATTATCTAGAAGAATAAACCGATGGCCCACCAAATAAACCGATAATCCGACATTCATAAGTGACAACCGCAATACACAGGAAATCTCAGGATCTAAGATCTGGATATCGAAAAGAAAACAAAGTAGCATATCAGCCACCTTGAGATctattttttttgataaagggaatatattaatatcaagaagataccaattacatccagcctctgcaacagcGCACCACCCTAatagcactacggatgcacacagccaaaaacgagaaaagaaaactaagaaacaaaagtcccgctatagtatctcgggcctaacaacagtaatacatccaccgccaagacaacacctgaataaCAGACtctcaaaaacgacgcctccaagaagggaacagtgctcaaacaccgtcgtcgctcgatcaaagatcttaggttttcaccctgaagatcgtccccgctctcaaaacaatgtctccaccaaggacattgccaggcacaaccaattaaggccagaccttgggttttcaccctgaaaggtaggactatgcacttcacctgtgttgtcgcccctactttcataccgctgctgtgaagcccggaacaccaagcaagtcccacaACAACGCAGAGACTTGaatctcccttagctagtcctcccctccggccttcatgaaattctcttcttccgactttcatcatggatccataatcacttgatgtcaacaaagaaaaagagcttcgcgccgctccctccagaacaaatcggtcggaataaaaatatgggtgagcacgaccgaatacctccgatccaacaaactccaggcaaaagcactgttacattcaccggcggagccttccggaactcaacactccggccagatcacgagtccaggcctccggtaggtcctcctcttcatgcaagagaggccctaggaccgccacctttattcaggtcggacccccacgtcggcgaccatcctgggctggccattccaaccctccaccggcgacaccatcgccggcttccaagctcctccatcTCACCGCTGGAACGAGTAGGTTAGCGATAGTTGCTTgacgatgccttcaacaagataaCGGCGCAGatgccgccatcgcccgccatgaCCGGATTCGGCTCGGTTTTCACCGGCTACTATGCCTCCCCGTCTCGCTGCCGGCGCTTAAAGTGGGATCAAAAATCCAACACAGTCGCTGCCGGCGCTGAAAGTGGGATCAAAAATCCAACACAGCCAGCCTGGCCGACTGCCTTCGGTGGATGAAGtcagccaccaccaccatgcccggGCCGAAGACCCGGACGTCCTCAAGCCGCGAAGAAGACCCAGCGAAGCCACCACCACCTTGAGCTCTATACAAGCAGCCCATCAGTTCATCCACAGGTCACAACCACCAGCCCACGCTAATAATATATATAAGGTATTTGCACCATCCTCCTACTGTAATTAGCTGCACCACGCAGTGCCCCAGTTGGTCAGGATCTGGTGCACAAACAAACCCATGTTCTTTTTCTGTAGGCTACAGTCTCTGTAATTTGTGGACTACCTAATTTGTGGACTACCGAGAAGAGGTTCGGGAGACAGCACGGCGCAACTGTGAACCAGCTCAAGAAAGCCATGGCGGTAGCAGCCATAAAACATGGGCAGCGGTTATCATAGCAAGCCTCCACATCATCGCTGATGAAAGTGGTGATGCCTGCCGACGCGCATGCAGCAGTGAAGGTCAGTGCTCCGGTGATCTGCAGAGGGCAATATGCAGGTCAGAAGGCTTGTGAGTCCACAGGGAGGGGCGGATGACTGTTTGATCAAGGTAGGTGCCTGTCTGCCTGAGAAAACATGACTCACCCAGTCCCCAACGCAGAGTATGGCGATGGCTCGTGGAGTTCGGTAGGAACGGCCGACGAGGAGCGCGTAGAAGTAGAGAATGGTCAGTGCCGGGCTCCACATGCATTGCAAGGCTGCTGCTGATATGAACGAAAGTTCATTCATCTATAAAAGAAAATCGATCCGTCATTCTGGGTTGGAAAAGCAACATCCCAAGCTTTTTGCTGAATGCCTAGGAACTAAGGATGCAAACATTGAACTCCTAATTTTCATAGTAACTTTCATAAAAATTAACAAAGATACACTAGCTTATTGAAATCCAAACCATCTGCTTCAAGCCTATCTAACAATTTGAAGGGGGGAGTGGCAGCAAACAAACTTCTCAGCTTTGGAAGGTCACCCTTTTTTGAGTTAATCAACATTAAACTCCTAATTTTCATAGTATCCTCTTGGTTTTGGAAGGTCACCCTTTTTTGAGTTAATCAACATCCTCTCAGTTTTGGAAGAATACCCTTTTTTGCACGTTGATCAGCAGTTATGTTGTCGTCTGGTAAATGAATTGTGGCAGACGAGTTGATCCTCTTGGTGAGTTTCTTTAGCACTGTACTTTTCTGTTCGGGGTTAGACGGGTACTTCAACGGGCGGTTAGTGTAGCTATGCTCGCACTTCATGCAGTTTAGCCTATGGTACAGGAAAACATCCTTCAGATTGACAGCCGCTTCTATGACACGTCTGACATACCTAACCATGCAGTCAGACTGAAAGCCAAAGATTACTAGCGTGTCCAGGCTATGCTGCTGGAAATCAGGTCCAGGTGATTTCCACTCAACACCCTTCTTCTCGCTATACGAGAGTGCTCGCCATTCCTCCTCATTTGTTGTCATTATACACAGATGATCCCATACCATCAGGTATAGCTCCTTCAGGTTGGGAGCAGCTTCAAGGATGAACAATGTCCATGTGAGATCACACCCTTCAGCAATATTATCTAGATTCACAAACTTTAGTTGATGGAACACAGATGACAATTTTTTCGTCACACTTTCTGGTTGAACCCAAATCCTTTCGCATTCAAATCCCAACCTCAGGGATCGTGGAGAGGTACCACCAAACATCTCAGTTAACTTGACCATCTTGTGATGACTAAGACTGACAGTACTAAGGCTAACAGCCTCAAGCAATGGGACATAACCCAGGAACAGTGGATCTTTTGACTTCCAACCCCCGAAGATCATCCATATGAGTTTTGGCAGCGAGTTGAGCTCGACTTTTTCAAAACAACAATTAAAAATAAGCAGCTCACTGAGTTTAGAGTGCTCAACTTTCATAATGGTCCCTCTTGTGGCATTACAATAGGACAGGCTTAGATGCtttaatcc
Coding sequences within it:
- the LOC127339313 gene encoding uncharacterized protein; the encoded protein is MVEVTKSILARRVSSPNKIRSMYQLGILFRLFVDSCRIAFGGVTRLCLENLRFGESDIPNVLKVCKGLKHLSLSYCNATRGTIMKVEHSKLSELLIFNCCFEKVELNSLPKLIWMIFGGWKSKDPLFLGYVPLLEAVSLSTVSLSHHKMVKLTEMFGGTSPRSLRLGFECERIWVQPESVTKKLSSVFHQLKFVNLDNIAEGCDLTWTLFILEAAPNLKELYLMVWDHLCIMTTNEEEWRALSYSEKKGVEWKSPGPDFQQHSLDTLVIFGFQSDCMVRYVRRVIEAAVNLKDVFLYHRLNCMKCEHSYTNRPLKYPSNPEQKSTVLKKLTKRINSSATIHLPDDNITADQRAKKAAALQCMWSPALTILYFYALLVGRSYRTPRAIAILCVGDWITGALTFTAACASAGITTFISDDVEACYDNRCPCFMAATAMAFLSWFTVAPCCLPNLFSILTNWGTAWCS